The sequence GTCCTGATCTCGTCCTGCAGGTACGCCGCGATCTGGCGCAGCTCGTTCGAGCTGTATGCCTCCGAATGCAGAGTGAGCGTGAGGATCGGGACGTCGTCGATAGAGTGCGGCTTCACCATGGGCTGCGTGGCGCCCGCCGGCGCCTCGTCCATGACCGACGCCAGCTTGGCGTGCACCTTCAGCACGCTCTCCTCCTGGTCCTCGCCCACCTTGAAGCGCACGGTCGTCATCGAGTAGCCGTCACCGGCCATGCCGTAGACGTACTCGACGCCGGGGATCTCCCACATGCGCTGCTCGATCGGGCGGGCGAGCAGGTTCTCCGTCTCGCGCGGCGTTGCGCCCGGCATGCCGACGATCACGTCGATCATCGGTACCGAGATCTGTGGCTCCTCCTCGCGCGGCGTCGCAATCACCGCGACGGCACCGACCGCGAGCGAGGCGAGAGTGACCAGCGGCGTGAGCTTCGAGCGCAGGAACGCCTGCGCAACTCTTCCGGCGATGCCCATGCCTACCTCACGCCCGCAGCGCTCGACACCGCCGCATCCGGTCCGGGCGTCGAGCCTGCGCCACTCGGAACGATGATTACGTCACCGTCACGCAATCCGCCGAGCACCTCGACCGAATCCGCGGCTGCCGGTCCGACGCGCACCCAGCGCGTCAGCACGGCGTCGCCCTGCCGCAGGTAGACACCCGTGAGATCGCCCTGGCGGCGGATCGCACGCGCCGGGACCACGACGGTCGTGCGCGTGCCCTGCGGCAGTGCCAGCTCCGCGGCACCCGTGGACGGCAGCGCCGCGCCCGCGTTCTCGACGATGGCGTTGACCGTGAACAGGCCGGAGGCGCCCGGCACCACGCCCTCGACTGTGGCCGTCACAGCGTAGCCTTCGACGTCCGCTGCGACCCGGGATCCGGATTGCACCTGGCGCACCGCATCCGGTGACGCACTGACGGAGATGCGCAATCGGCTGGGATCCTGCACCGTCAGGAGCGGGGCCCCCGGCGCGGCGAAGCTGCCCGGGTCGACCATCCGCTGCACCACGATTCCGTCGAAGGGTGCGCGCACCACCGAATAGGAAGACACGGCCGAAAGCTCGGCCGCACTCGCGCGTGCTGCCGCAACACCGGCCAGCGCGCGGGTGTAGCCGGTCTCGGCTGCGTCGAGCTGCGCACGCGGGGCTGCATCGTCCTCGTACAGCGCACGCATCCGCCTGACGTGCAGCTCCGCCTCGGCGAGGACCGCCTGTGCCTCGGCCTGCGCAGCATCCACCTGCTGGCGCTGCGCGCCGAGATCCCGCGCATCGATGCGCAGCAGCGGCTGGTTCCGGCGCACCGCATCGCCTTCCTGTACCAGCACCTCGGTTACGCTGCCCATCAGCTTCGTGCTCAACGTGGCGTCCGCGAACGGGCGCACCACGCCCGCCGCGTGCAGGTACGCAATCCGGGGCGCAGCGCTCACCGTGTACGCTTCGCCTTCGGGTACGCTCGCAACGACCTGCGCCGGCGCCTCCGCGTGATCGCCGCCACACGCGGCGAGCACGATGGCACCGGCCGCGGCAACGATCACCCCTGCTCTGACATTCATCATCATCGGTTCCCTCGGGAGTCCAGTGCCCAGCCGGCCAGCAGGGCCGGATCGAGTCCAGCCGAACGCAGTCGCTCCGCTGCGCTCACGATCGCTTCGTAGCGTGCGTGCGTGTGGCGCAGCCGCGCTTCCGTCTCCGCTGCCTGCGCACCGAGCAGCTCGACGACCGTGGCAAGCCCACCCTCGTACTTGCGCGCGACGATCCGGTGCGCTTCCACGCTCTGCGCTACGGCCTCGCCCGCGATGCGCATCCGCTCCAGCGCGACCCGCCACGCATTCTCCCGCTGCGCTACGTCCAGCGCCGCCTGCGCGCGCGCCGCCTCCGCCTGCGCCCGTGCGACCTGCTCGCGCCCGCGCGATGCCTGGAGCTGCGCGAGCTGCGACGCACCGGCGAACGGGGTCCACGACGCGACCACGCCCACGCTCCAGTTCTCGTCGCCGCCGTACACGTTGTCCGGGGAGTTCCAGTCGTAGCGCGCCATGCCGTTCACGCGCGGCAGCCAGAGCGACTGCGTCCGCTTCACATCGGCCCGCGCGGCGGCATGACCCGCCTCCGCAGCCCGCACGTCCGCACGCGCGCCCGGAGCGGGAGCTCCGGTCGTTTCATCCTGCGGCGCAATGAAGCTCAGTGCGGCGACGCGCTCGTCAGGCGGAAGCTGAGCAGGCAGGGAAAAGGAAGTGTCGCCCGGCGCGCCGAGCAGCGTTGCCAGCTGTCGCTTCGCGAGCCCCGCTTCGCCCTGCGACTCGATCAGCGCCGCCTCGACTTCGCCGGCACGCACCCGCGCCAGCAGCCCGTCCGACCGCGTGACCACCCCCTGCTCCACCATCGATTCGGCCTGCCGGACGTGCGCGCGTGCCGCGTCCAGCGCCGCGCTCAGCGTTGTGACCTGTTCCGAGGCGAGCACGGCGCCGTAGTACGCGCGCACGACGTCGACACGCGTCGCTGCGGACGTCCATGCCGCCGCGGACGCACGCGCTTCGTTGGCATGCGACGCCGCCCGCCGACCGAGCCACGCGTCCATGTTGAAAAGCGGCTGCTCCAGCACCAGGCCGCCCGTCCAGTTGCTGATCGCATCCGGATGGTTCAACAGCGCAGGGTCGAAGTCCTGCTGGGAGATCGTCCGCTGGCGCAGCTTCGTGCCGAACGCGCCGATCGGATCCGTCGTGCGCTGAAAGCCGGACTCGACGCGCAGCGTCGGCAGAATCCCCTGCAGTGCACGATTCCCCTCCCCGACCTGCGCCCGCGCCTCGCCCGCCGCGATCCGGTTGGCGTACGCGCCGGCGTCCGCCCGCTCCAGGGCGTCGCCCAGCGTCAGCGGCGCCTGCTGCGCCTTCGCTCCCGGCACCGCCAGCATCGCGAGCAACGCAGCCGCGAGTGCTGCCCTTCGGTTCATCCTGTTCTCCCTGATCCCCTGTGCCCAGCGCCCGGCCGGCGCTCTTGATTACATAACTATATGATTATATACTTGGGCGCAAGAGCTGCACTGCGGACCAATCCGGAACGGGAAAGGACACGCCATGGGGAGCACGAGGGAGGCGCCGGTCATGACGGCGCGGCACGACGGGGGGATGCGGTTCGTCGCGGAGATCCGGGGCCACCAGATCGCCACCGACCAGCCGGAGTATGGTCGTGGTGCGGACAGCGCCGCGATGCCGCTGGAATTGCTCGGTGCGGCGCTGAGCACGTGCATCGCGCTGTACGTGCACCAGTTCCTGGCGGTCCGCTCGCTCCCGACGGACGGGCTGCGCGTGGACGTGGTCGCGACGCCGGCGGAGGATCGGCCCAGGCGGATCGGCCGCTACGATGTGGAGGTCCGGCTGCCGGCCGACGTGCCGGAATCGATGCACGCGATGATCGAGCGGGTCGCGGTGAGCTGTCCCGCGCACGCGACGCTCACGCATTCACCGGAGATCAGCGTTTCTCTGGGCGCGGCGGCAGGGGGAGCTTCCTGATGATCGACTCAGCGCGGTTGCCCCTGCTGGCGGCCGTCGCCGACCGGTTCAAGTCGCTCGGCGAGCCCGCGCGTCTGCGGATCCTGCAGGTGTTGCGCGACGGCGAGCGGACGGTGAGCGAGATCATCGAACTCACCGGGCTCGGGCAGGCGAACGTTTCGCGGCATCTGCGCGTGCTCCACGAGCATGGGTTCGTGGAGCGTCGCAGGGAAAAGCTGTTCGTGTACTACTCGTTGCGGGGCGAGGACGTGTTCCGGCTGTGCGACATGATGTGTGCGCGGGTGGAGGAGGACGTCACGCGGACCGCGGAATCGCTGAGAACCGCGTGACGCCCCCGCTCGCCTGAGCCGTCAGGTGGCGGGTTCCGTTGCGAGCTGCTCCCACAGGTAGGCGTACGTGAGCGCGTACATCTGCGCGCGCTGCTCCGTCGTCACGCCGCTCCCGTGCCCGCCTTCCGTCTGTTCGAAGTAGTAGTAGGGGTACCCCATCGCCTCCATCTTCGCCGCCATCTTGCGCGCGTGGCCGGGATGCACGCGGTCGTCGCGCGTGGTCGTGGTGAAGAGCACGCGCGGGTAGTCCACGCCCTCCTTCAGGTTCTGGTAGGGCGAGTAGCGCGAGATGTACGCCCACTCCTCGGGCACGTCCGGGTTGCCGTACTCCGCCATCCACGAGGCGCCGGCCAGCAGCCGGTTGTAGCGGCGCATGTCGAGGAGCGGCACCTGCACGACGACCGCGTCGAACAAATCCGGCCGCTGCGTGAACGCCACGCCGACGAGCAGTCCGCCGTTGCTGCCGCCCATGATGCCGAGGTGCTCCGGGCTGGTGACGCCATGGTCGATCAGTGCTTCGGCGACGGCGATGAAGTCGTCGTAGATGCGCTGGCGGTTCTCCTTGAGGCCGGCGCGGTGCCACGCGGGCCCGAACTCGCCCCCACCGCGGATGTTCGCCACGACGTACACGCCGCCGCGCTCCAGCCAGGCAGCCCCATTCACTGCCGAGTAGCCCGGCGTCATCGGGACCTCGAAACCGCCGTACGCGTAGAGCAGCGTGGGGTTGTTGCCGTCGTGGGCCATGCCCTGGCGATGAATGATGAAGTACGGGATGCGCGTGCCGTCCGTGGACGTCGCCTCGTGCTGCTCGACGACGAGCCCGCTCGCGTCGAACATTTCCGGCATGCGCTGCACTTCCCCGACCTCGCCCTCATCGCCCGACAGGTACAGCGTGGTGGGCTGTGT is a genomic window of Longimicrobiales bacterium containing:
- a CDS encoding efflux RND transporter periplasmic adaptor subunit, encoding MMMNVRAGVIVAAAGAIVLAACGGDHAEAPAQVVASVPEGEAYTVSAAPRIAYLHAAGVVRPFADATLSTKLMGSVTEVLVQEGDAVRRNQPLLRIDARDLGAQRQQVDAAQAEAQAVLAEAELHVRRMRALYEDDAAPRAQLDAAETGYTRALAGVAAARASAAELSAVSSYSVVRAPFDGIVVQRMVDPGSFAAPGAPLLTVQDPSRLRISVSASPDAVRQVQSGSRVAADVEGYAVTATVEGVVPGASGLFTVNAIVENAGAALPSTGAAELALPQGTRTTVVVPARAIRRQGDLTGVYLRQGDAVLTRWVRVGPAAADSVEVLGGLRDGDVIIVPSGAGSTPGPDAAVSSAAGVR
- a CDS encoding TolC family protein, with protein sequence MNRRAALAAALLAMLAVPGAKAQQAPLTLGDALERADAGAYANRIAAGEARAQVGEGNRALQGILPTLRVESGFQRTTDPIGAFGTKLRQRTISQQDFDPALLNHPDAISNWTGGLVLEQPLFNMDAWLGRRAASHANEARASAAAWTSAATRVDVVRAYYGAVLASEQVTTLSAALDAARAHVRQAESMVEQGVVTRSDGLLARVRAGEVEAALIESQGEAGLAKRQLATLLGAPGDTSFSLPAQLPPDERVAALSFIAPQDETTGAPAPGARADVRAAEAGHAAARADVKRTQSLWLPRVNGMARYDWNSPDNVYGGDENWSVGVVASWTPFAGASQLAQLQASRGREQVARAQAEAARAQAALDVAQRENAWRVALERMRIAGEAVAQSVEAHRIVARKYEGGLATVVELLGAQAAETEARLRHTHARYEAIVSAAERLRSAGLDPALLAGWALDSRGNR
- a CDS encoding OsmC family protein, yielding MGSTREAPVMTARHDGGMRFVAEIRGHQIATDQPEYGRGADSAAMPLELLGAALSTCIALYVHQFLAVRSLPTDGLRVDVVATPAEDRPRRIGRYDVEVRLPADVPESMHAMIERVAVSCPAHATLTHSPEISVSLGAAAGGAS
- a CDS encoding metalloregulator ArsR/SmtB family transcription factor, producing MIDSARLPLLAAVADRFKSLGEPARLRILQVLRDGERTVSEIIELTGLGQANVSRHLRVLHEHGFVERRREKLFVYYSLRGEDVFRLCDMMCARVEEDVTRTAESLRTA